AGTTGCCGTCGGGCAGCTCCATGGAGCTATAGCTGAGCAGGTAGGGTTGCGCGGTCAGCTCGCCGATGAGCGCGCTATCCACCTTGTCCATCTCTTGCACCAGCGATGGACTGAGGTCGGCGCGCTTTTGGCCACAGAAGCCGACCACGGCCAGCGCACGCGCGGCCAGGAGCGTCGCTCGGTCGGTGACGATCATGCGGTGCTGGCGCCCATCCGGCTCGTGCAGATGGATGTGACCGCCGGCGGTTAATTCAGCATCGTCTCGAACGGCCTCGTGCAAACGCTTGCACATGTATTCCAGCGTCGCCAGGTCATGCCGACTGTGCTCGGGATCGCTGAACGAGCGATCGGCTACGTGTTCGGTTGGGTCGAGGTGAACGAAGTGGTCGAGAGACATAGCGCACTTTGGTTGTCAGAATGTTTTGACTGCTCCTCATGCTCGGAAAATAATCCCGTGCATGCGATACCCATCACCAGTGAGACTCGTCATCGTCGGCGCCGGCATCGCGGGCAGCAGCGCGGCATACCATCTCACGCGGCTCGGCTGGCGCGACATCCTAATTGTGGACAAAGGCGACCTTTTTGAAAACCCTGGTTCCACCTCGCATGCGCCTGGCGGCGTCGTCGGGCTGAGTCATTCCAAGCTGCTCACGCAGATGGCGCAGTACTCGAGCGATTTATATCGTAGCCTCAAGCCCTTCTCTGCGGATCGCAACAGCTATAACGCGGTCGGCGGCCTGGAGATTGCCATCTCGCAGCGCCGCCTGGACGACTTGAAGCGGTTGCACGCCGAGGGCAAGAGCTTCGGTGCGGAATCACATCTCCTCTCGCCGCGCGAGGCCGCCGAGCGACTGCCGCTGCTCGACCCGCAGCGCATCGCCGGCGCATTGTTCGTGCCCAAGAGTGCCATCATCGCCGGCACGCACGTGACCGGCGCGTTGCAACGCGACGCTGCTGCGACCGGCGGCGCCACCTTCGTCGGTCATACCGAGGTGCTGGATATCGAGGTGAAAGCGGGGCGAGTCGTCGCCGTCCTCACCAACAATCCGGCGTTGCCGCGCATCGTGTGCGAGGCGGTGTTGCTGTGCACCAACATCTGGGGGCCGGTGCTGGGCGACAAGCTCGGCGTGCCGATTCCGCTGCTGGCCTTCGAGCATCAGTATGCCGTCACCTCGCCGATCCAAGCGCTGGCGCAGTTCGACCCGGCCAACAAAGACCACGAGATCGTCTTCCCTACGGCGCGCGAGCTGGACTCGGCGATCTACTTTCGCCAACACTGGAACTGCTATGGCGTGGGCAGCTATTGGCACACGCCGCGGCCGGTGCGCGCGCACGACGTCGGCGACAGCGCGCTGCGGCCGTTCACGCCGGAGGATTTCACGAACGCCTGGGCGCAGGTGACGACGCTGTTGCCGGCCTTGCGCGGTGCGCAGCGCTCGCGCGCGTTCAACGGTATGTTCGCCTTCCCGGTGGACGGCATGCCGATTCTGGGCGAGACGAACATCCGCGGCCTGTGGACGGCAGTCGGCTCGTGGATCACGCACGCTGGCGGGGTGGGCAAGTCCATCGCCGAGTGGATGACCTACGGCGAAGGCGCGACCGAATGGGACATGCGCCAGGTGCACGTGCATCGCTTCCATCGCTTCCAATCCACGCGCGCCTACGTGCAGGTGATCTGCACCAAGAACTACGCCGAGCTGTATCACATCGTCCACCCGCGTCAGCCGCCTTCACAACCGCGCGACGTGCGGCTATCGCCATTCCATGCGCGCTGGCAGGCGCTGGGCGCGGTGTTCACGCCGTTCGCCGGCCTGGAGCTACCGAACTGGTGCGAAGAGAACGCGCGCTTGCTCGAGAAGTACGACGAGCGCATTCCACACCGCACCGGGTGGGCAGCGGAGCACTGGTCGCGCATTCAGGGCGCCGAGCACCTGGCTACGCGCGAGGGCGTGGCGCTCTTCGACCTGACCGGCCTCTCGATCTTCGAGGTGAGCGGCAAAGGCGCGCCGGCGTTCATGAACTGGCTGTGCAGCAACCAGATGGATGTGCCACCCGGCCGCGTGGTCTATACCTGCTGGCTCACGCCGGCGGGCGGTGTGCGACGCGATCTGACGGTCGTGCGTTTGCGCGAGGATTGCTTCTGGATGTTCGTCGGCGAGGGTACGCGTCCGCAGGATTGGGCCTGGGTGACGCGACAGTGGGAGCGCGCCTGCGACGCATCGGCAGACCTTGCCGCGGTCAGGCTGAGCGACCTATCGGACGACTACGCCGCGCTCGGCCTGTGGGGACCGAATGCGCGTCGGGTATTGCACAAGGTCACGCACGCCGATTTGAGCAACGCGGCCTTCCCATATTTCACCGGTCGCTGGGTCGAGATCGGCTACGCGCCGGTGCTGGCGCTGCGCGTGTCGTATGCTGGCGAACTGGGCTGGGAGCTACATATGCCGGTGGATCAAGCGCTGCAAGTATGGGATGCGCTGTGGGAGGCCGGCCAGGCCGAGGGCCTCATCGGCGCGGGCATGGGTGCATTCGACTCGCTACGGCTGGAGAAGGGCTACCGGCTGTGGGGCGCCGAGGTCTATACCGAGCACACGCCATACGAAGCTGGTCTGGGCTGGACGGTGAAGCTGGACAAGCCGGCGTTCGTCGGTCGCGAGGCCTGCTTGAAGTTCAAGGCGAACGGCGCGCCGCGCCGGAAGCTGTGCTGCTTGACGCTGGATGATCCATCGGCAGCGGTGATGGGCATGGAGCCGATCTTCCTCTCGCCGTCGGTGAGCGGCGACGGTAGTGCCGCCGGCCACGTGACCAGCGCCAACTATGGCTACAGCGTAGGCCGCTATATCGCCTACGGCTATTTGCCGGCGACGCATGCCACGGTTGGCACCAAGGTCGAGATCGAATACTTCGGCGAGCGGCTGCCGGCGACGGTGAGCGACGATCCCCAATTCGACCCAACGATGTCACGGCTGAAGGCGTGAGGGGTGCCTCCGCGGATAGAGGCAAAAACGTTGCACGGTGGGGCGCGGACTCTGTTCCGCGCCTACGGTGTATCGGCAACCGCGCATTACGGACTGGTGCTCCCAATTAGGATGGAGCGCGCCCGACCCGATGCCTGCGTTTTGTCCCTCTTTTAAAGTGCTTGACAGCCCTGGTTCATCATTGTAGCATTGTCATGACATTACAACAAAGTGACATGGTGATTGACCGTAACTCTCCCGTGCCGCTCTACTACCAGCTCAAGCAGCAGATGCTGGAGAAGATCGAGAAGGGCGAATGGAAGCCCGGCGACAGCGTGCCCACGGAACAGGAGCTGCAGCAGAGCTATAACCTCAGCCGGACGACGGTGCGCCAGGCGCTGGCCGAAATGGTGATGGAAGGCCGGCTCACACGCCAGCGTGGGCGCGGCACCTACGTCGCCCAGCCTAAGTTCCAGCATGATCCACTGCGCCATCGCACTATTGAGCGCTATCTGATGGAGCAAGGGTTGACACCTGGGCTCAAGGTGCTGGACGAATGCCGGATCGTTGCCCCAGCCGAAGTCGCCGCTCGGCTGCGTTTGCCGCATGGCGGGCGCGTCTATTGCTTACATCGGCTGCGGCTGGCGGACGACGAGCCGATCGGCTACCTCGTCTCCTACGTGCCTGAGGCGTTGGCCGAGGGCATTGACCGCGACGCGCTGGACAAAGGCGGCTCGACCGACTACCTCAAACGCCTGCCACAGATGAACGGTCACTGCGTCGAGCGATCTATTGAGGCCGTGGCCGCCGGCCAGCCGGAGGCGAAACTGCTGCGCGTCAAGCGCGGCGCGCCGATGCTTGCTATCGAGCGCTTGATCGTAGCCCGCGACGGCGCACCCATCGAGTTTCTCAAGGCGCTCTATCGCGGCGACCGGATGAAATACCAAATTACATGCTCGTGAGCAGAAGACGCAAGACGTAAGGAAGATGCGCGACTACGGCATCCCCATGCTCAAGCCCTACCAGTGCTTCATGGGTCGCTGGGAGGGATTGTGCAAGACTTTTGGCCCAGACGGTGTGTTCATCGAGTCCACCGCCGTGCACATGGACGTGTACTGGATTGCCGAGGACATATGGCACCTGCACGAGGACTTCGAGAACCTCTACGGCGTCGGCCGGCAGGTGTTCGATAGCGACTTTCGCGTGGTGGGCAAGAACTGCTATGCGGAGAACGAGTTGATCAAAGTCGTCGGCACCGAGATCACCCCCTACAACTACAACTTCATCATTGATAGCGCCGTCACGCAGTCTATCGTCTTCAACAATCACTACTTCCTCGACCCTAACACGCGCCGGATCATGACGCACAAGATGCGCGACGGCAAGACGACCGTCTTTCAGATTCAGGACTTCGTGAGAGTAGGGTGACGCAAGACCCAAGACGCAAGACGCACCGATGATCGTCCAATCCGCTCCCCCCGGCTCGCCGCACTTCGTGATCACGCAGGTGGATCACGCCCGCTTCAGCGGCCAGTTTGCGCGCGCCTTCGGCAACCGGCGATTCGTCTCCCCACACCCGCACGAGCTGATGGCCTACGTGACGGCGCACCACGACGAAGGTTGGGCCGCGGTGGACGCTGCGCCGAAGCACGACCCGCGCACCGGCCTGCCCTATCACCTCACCCAGACGCCGATGCCCGATCTGCTGCGCACCGGCGCCGGCTCGCCCGACTTCAACCAGCGTCGCCATCCGTTCTGCGGGCTGCTCTCCTCGATGCACACCTACGGCCTATATCACGGCCGCTATGGCTTGAGCGACAAGATCGTCATCAACATGGTGCCGACGGAATATCGGGCCGACGCGCAGCGCATGTTGCAGGGTGAACTCGCGCGTCAAGCAGCGTTGAAGGAGCAACTTCGCAGTCACCCTGAAACAG
The window above is part of the Candidatus Roseilinea sp. genome. Proteins encoded here:
- a CDS encoding sarcosine dehydrogenase; this encodes MRYPSPVRLVIVGAGIAGSSAAYHLTRLGWRDILIVDKGDLFENPGSTSHAPGGVVGLSHSKLLTQMAQYSSDLYRSLKPFSADRNSYNAVGGLEIAISQRRLDDLKRLHAEGKSFGAESHLLSPREAAERLPLLDPQRIAGALFVPKSAIIAGTHVTGALQRDAAATGGATFVGHTEVLDIEVKAGRVVAVLTNNPALPRIVCEAVLLCTNIWGPVLGDKLGVPIPLLAFEHQYAVTSPIQALAQFDPANKDHEIVFPTARELDSAIYFRQHWNCYGVGSYWHTPRPVRAHDVGDSALRPFTPEDFTNAWAQVTTLLPALRGAQRSRAFNGMFAFPVDGMPILGETNIRGLWTAVGSWITHAGGVGKSIAEWMTYGEGATEWDMRQVHVHRFHRFQSTRAYVQVICTKNYAELYHIVHPRQPPSQPRDVRLSPFHARWQALGAVFTPFAGLELPNWCEENARLLEKYDERIPHRTGWAAEHWSRIQGAEHLATREGVALFDLTGLSIFEVSGKGAPAFMNWLCSNQMDVPPGRVVYTCWLTPAGGVRRDLTVVRLREDCFWMFVGEGTRPQDWAWVTRQWERACDASADLAAVRLSDLSDDYAALGLWGPNARRVLHKVTHADLSNAAFPYFTGRWVEIGYAPVLALRVSYAGELGWELHMPVDQALQVWDALWEAGQAEGLIGAGMGAFDSLRLEKGYRLWGAEVYTEHTPYEAGLGWTVKLDKPAFVGREACLKFKANGAPRRKLCCLTLDDPSAAVMGMEPIFLSPSVSGDGSAAGHVTSANYGYSVGRYIAYGYLPATHATVGTKVEIEYFGERLPATVSDDPQFDPTMSRLKA
- a CDS encoding GntR family transcriptional regulator, giving the protein MVIDRNSPVPLYYQLKQQMLEKIEKGEWKPGDSVPTEQELQQSYNLSRTTVRQALAEMVMEGRLTRQRGRGTYVAQPKFQHDPLRHRTIERYLMEQGLTPGLKVLDECRIVAPAEVAARLRLPHGGRVYCLHRLRLADDEPIGYLVSYVPEALAEGIDRDALDKGGSTDYLKRLPQMNGHCVERSIEAVAAGQPEAKLLRVKRGAPMLAIERLIVARDGAPIEFLKALYRGDRMKYQITCS